TCCAGCAATTACAAGCAGAAGGTGTCGACCCGATTGTCATTAACTGGGCGCTAAACAAAGAAATAAATCAACTTTATCATTACAGTTTGATGCAGCAGCAAGGCTTGTCTGTGATTGACGAAATGAAAAAACAGCGCTTATGGGCTGGCCGACAGCAGATTATAAATGCCTGCTTAAGCCGCTTATCATTAAGTAAAATAGAGCAAATGTTAGTACTCTGTTCAAGTGTTGATAGTGCGATAAAAACAAGTACCAGCGTTGATCCTTGGCTATCTTTACAGATGTTGAGTATTAGCTTTGCCGACTCAACCTTGTTACCCAATTTTAATCATTCCGAAATTAAATGATTTGTGTCTTTATTAATAACTAACGGCTGTTTATGACTGACTTTACACCTACTCGCGCCATCGGTATTTTAGGCGGTACATTTGATCCGATCCATTATGGTCATCTTCGTCCTTGCTTAGACTTATTACAGCAACTTAATTTAGCTGAAGTCAGATTAATGCCAAATCATATCCCACCACACCGTGCTACGCCAGGGTCCAGTGCAGACCACCGACTAGCGATGGCGACATTAGCGGTAGAAGACTGTGAAGAGTTAAGCATTGATACGCGCGAGTTAAATCGTACAACGCCTTCTTATACCATTGATACGTTAATCGAGCTCGCAGCTGAAAATCCAACAACACCCGTGTGCTTTTTAATTGGTCTTGATTCACTTAATAGTTTACATACCTGGTATCGTTGGCAAGAATTGCTCGATTATTGTCATCTAGTCGTCAGTTATCGTCCTAACTACGCATTACAATTAGCGCCAGAAGTACAAAGATTATTTGAACAAGTGAAAACAACGGATGTCGAAGTCCTAAAGCAGCAAAAACAGGGCCGTATTTTACTCTGGCCAAGCACGCAATTAGAAATATCGGCGACACGGATCCGTCAGTTGGTTAAACACCAGCAAAGCCCCCAATATCTACTGCCTGATAATGTGCTGTCTTATATATATAAAAATAACTTGTATAAATAAACGACAAGAGATACTGGCTCATAAACAAGCTAGGTATATATTTAGGTATTATTCACTGTTATAATTCGCGGTTAACTCGATAAAGTTCCTCTGGAGGACCCTTGCAAACTTCTGAACTGCAAGCATTTGTACTAGACAAAATTGAAGACATGAAAGCCCGAGACATCCAAGTGGTTGATGTTAAAGGTAAATCACCAGTGACAGATTTAATGATCGTATGTACTGGCACATCAAAAACTCACGTTAAGTCGATTTCTAATCACCTTTACCTTGAAGCTAAACGTAACGAAGTATTCGTTATGGGTATTGAAGGTACAGAAGATAGTGAATGGGTTTTAGTTGATATGGGTGACGTAGTAGTCCACATCATGCAACAACAAACACGTGATCTTTACCAACTAGAACAACTTTGGCAGTCTGTAGGGGCATAGTCAAATGAAAATTCAGCTAGTTGCAGTTGGCACTAAGATGCCAGCATGGGTAGAAACCGGGTATAAAGAATATGCACGTCGCTTCCCTAAAGATATGCCTTTTGAATTACTTGAGATCAATGCGGGTAAGCGTGGCAAAAACGCTGACATCAAACGGATCTTAGAACTCGAAGGTGTAAAAACGATGCAAGCGATCCCGAAAGGTAATCGTATCGTGACTCTGGAAGTTACCGGCAAACCTTGGACTACAGAACAACTAGCCGTTGAACTAGATAAGTGGAAGCATGACGGTCGTGACGTTAGCCTATTAATTGGCGGCCCAGAAGGACTTGCACCAGAATGCATCGCGGCATCAGAACAACGCTGGTCGTTGTCACCGCTAACCTTACCACATCCGATGGTACGTGTAGTGGTAGCCGAAGCGTTATATCGCGCTTGGAGTGTTACAACAAACCATCCTTATCATAGAGAGTAATATTGGTGGCAAGGAAGCGTATAACCTTACGAGACCATTCTGCGGAAACAGCATTATTTAGCCGTCGCACCATGGTCTCATTTATTTTTGTTCTCTGCGTGCTTGGTTTGTTATTAAGTAACCTTTATTACTTACAAGTCGATTCATATCAAGCTTACAAAACCCGTTCTAACGAAAACCGGGTCAAGTTAGTGCCTATCGCACCCAATCGTGGGCTTATCTATGATCGCAATGGTATACTTTTAGCGGAAAATAAACCCATTTTCAGCTTAGATATAGTACCGGAAAAAATTACCGATATTGACGCCACAATCGTCAAGTTAACAAGCTTATTGAGCCTAACTGAAGATAACATTGATGATTTTCATACTCGATTAAAACGCCAACGTCGCTTTAAGCAGGTCTCAATATTAACCAATTTATCCGAATCTCAAGTTGCCCTATTTTCAGTTCAGCAGCACAAATATCCCGGAATTTCCGTCAATGCACGATTAAAACGTTATTATCCATTTGGTGACGCTCTCACGCATGCGCTCGGTTATGTCGCTCGTATTAACAACAATGACCTTAACCGATTAGAGAAAAGTGACCTACGTGCGACCTACGCGGCAACCCATGATATCGGTAAGCAAGGTATCGAACGTTATTACGAAAAAACATTACACGGTAAACCAGGCTTTAAAGAAGTTGAAGTCAATAATCGCGGCAAGATTATCCGCACACTCAAAATTACACATCCTGTACCAGGAAACGATTTATACCTGAATATAGATATACGCTTACAGCTCAAAGCACAAAAGGAATTAGCCGGTCGCCGTGGTGCGATAATTTTACTCGCACCCAAAACAGGTGAAGTATTAGCAATGGTCTCTAGCCCGAGTTATGATCCTAACTTATTTGTACACGGTATTAGCAGTAAAGATTATAATCGCCTATTACAGTCAAAAGATCACCCCTTGATCAACCGGGTAACACAAGGGCGCTATCCGCCCGCATCAACAGTAAAACCACAGTTAGCTATCTTGGCCTTAGAAGACGGTGCGATCACAGCAAATACCCTTATCAATGATCCTGGTTGGTTCCAAATCCCAAATACTAAACGGCGCTTCCGAGACTGGAATCGTTGGGGTCGTGGTAAGATTAATGTTTACACAG
This Moritella sp. 5 DNA region includes the following protein-coding sequences:
- the mrdA gene encoding penicillin-binding protein 2, whose product is MARKRITLRDHSAETALFSRRTMVSFIFVLCVLGLLLSNLYYLQVDSYQAYKTRSNENRVKLVPIAPNRGLIYDRNGILLAENKPIFSLDIVPEKITDIDATIVKLTSLLSLTEDNIDDFHTRLKRQRRFKQVSILTNLSESQVALFSVQQHKYPGISVNARLKRYYPFGDALTHALGYVARINNNDLNRLEKSDLRATYAATHDIGKQGIERYYEKTLHGKPGFKEVEVNNRGKIIRTLKITHPVPGNDLYLNIDIRLQLKAQKELAGRRGAIILLAPKTGEVLAMVSSPSYDPNLFVHGISSKDYNRLLQSKDHPLINRVTQGRYPPASTVKPQLAILALEDGAITANTLINDPGWFQIPNTKRRFRDWNRWGRGKINVYTAIARSSDTFFYNLAYNVGIDKINNFMTEFGFGQYSGIDVKEETNAILPSREWKRARYNQPWYQGDTISVGIGQGYWSATPIQLAKATGIVASRGLRPVPQLVRNIKYINGDQFEPVVELPPLKLKDPENWQVAKDGMRGVVTRKGTAHRAFANTTYTAAGKSGTAQLYQLGEEKYDASKIRERLRDNAMFVAYAPFEEPEISATIILENAGGGSSQAAPSARRLFDVYFKNKKEN
- the nadD gene encoding nicotinate-nucleotide adenylyltransferase gives rise to the protein MTDFTPTRAIGILGGTFDPIHYGHLRPCLDLLQQLNLAEVRLMPNHIPPHRATPGSSADHRLAMATLAVEDCEELSIDTRELNRTTPSYTIDTLIELAAENPTTPVCFLIGLDSLNSLHTWYRWQELLDYCHLVVSYRPNYALQLAPEVQRLFEQVKTTDVEVLKQQKQGRILLWPSTQLEISATRIRQLVKHQQSPQYLLPDNVLSYIYKNNLYK
- the rlmH gene encoding 23S rRNA (pseudouridine(1915)-N(3))-methyltransferase RlmH; protein product: MKIQLVAVGTKMPAWVETGYKEYARRFPKDMPFELLEINAGKRGKNADIKRILELEGVKTMQAIPKGNRIVTLEVTGKPWTTEQLAVELDKWKHDGRDVSLLIGGPEGLAPECIAASEQRWSLSPLTLPHPMVRVVVAEALYRAWSVTTNHPYHRE
- the rsfS gene encoding ribosome silencing factor yields the protein MQTSELQAFVLDKIEDMKARDIQVVDVKGKSPVTDLMIVCTGTSKTHVKSISNHLYLEAKRNEVFVMGIEGTEDSEWVLVDMGDVVVHIMQQQTRDLYQLEQLWQSVGA